The following coding sequences lie in one Anas platyrhynchos isolate ZD024472 breed Pekin duck chromosome 15, IASCAAS_PekinDuck_T2T, whole genome shotgun sequence genomic window:
- the NTAN1 gene encoding protein N-terminal asparagine amidohydrolase isoform X2, giving the protein MPLLVNGERIDPGRPPAAMIRAYPHLEEKAKLLRSRPTQIVEPKGLLYVQQREFAVTTPKDGSGATCLTHCDGSDTEAEVSLIMSSVKSFSNSADYGRLELHLVGGFNDDRQLSQKLTNQLLRAFDLQPDDVHLVTFCVTELNDREEKDIHFPIIYGIAVNVKTAEIFPATFPEKGPDEDLRSAHILTGARLTNIYDAKKEQLHIGPYFWRPFPHVDFWLEQDDQQILENLSTSPLAEPPHFVSHIRSTLTFLKEHPFPSRSLFPDRKPRIYRKNQDGLWEQVCSDKI; this is encoded by the exons ATGCCGCTGCTGGTCAACGGGGAGCGGATCGACCCGGGCCGGCCCCCGGCGGCCATGATCCGCGCCTACCCGCACCTCGAG GAAAAGGCAAAACTTCTGAGAAGTCGGCCTACTCAAATTGTGGAACCTAAAGGTCTTCTTTACGTCCAGCAGAGAGAATTTGCAGTGACTACCCCTAAGGATG GTAGCGGAGCCACCTGCTTGACACACTGCGATGGATCGGACACAGAAGCTGAGGTGTCGCTCATCATGAgttcagtaaaatctttctctaACTCTGCAGACTATGGAAG GCTGGAATTGCACCTAGTTGGAGGTTTCAATGATGATAGGCAGTTATCACAAAAACTTACTAATCAGCTTCTTA GAGCATTTGATCTCCAACCAGATGACGTTCATTTGGTGACTTTCTGCGTAACAG AACTAAAtgacagagaagagaaagatatTCACTTCCCAATCATTTATGGAATAG CTGTGAACGTTAAAACAGCAGAGATTTTCCCTGCAACCTTCCCAGAAAAAGGGCCCGATGAGGATTTGCGTTCAGCCCATATTTTAACAGGAGCAAGA CTGACCAACATTTATGATGCCAAGAAGGAACAGCTCCACATTGGGCCTTATTTCTGGAGGCCTTTCCCACACGTAGATTTCTGGTTGGAACAAGATGATCAACAGATCTTAGAG AATCTTTCCACGTCACCCTTGGCTGAGCCACCCCACTTTGTTTCCCACATTAGATctacattaacatttttaaaagaacatccCTTTCCATCGCGCTCCCTGTTTCCTGATAGGAAACCTCGCATCTACAGAAAAAATCAAGACGGGTTATGGGAACAGGTTTGTTCTGACAAGATCTAA
- the NTAN1 gene encoding protein N-terminal asparagine amidohydrolase isoform X1, with protein sequence MPLLVNGERIDPGRPPAAMIRAYPHLEEKAKLLRSRPTQIVEPKGLLYVQQREFAVTTPKDGSVSILGSDDATTCHLVVLRHTGSGATCLTHCDGSDTEAEVSLIMSSVKSFSNSADYGRLELHLVGGFNDDRQLSQKLTNQLLRAFDLQPDDVHLVTFCVTELNDREEKDIHFPIIYGIAVNVKTAEIFPATFPEKGPDEDLRSAHILTGARLTNIYDAKKEQLHIGPYFWRPFPHVDFWLEQDDQQILENLSTSPLAEPPHFVSHIRSTLTFLKEHPFPSRSLFPDRKPRIYRKNQDGLWEQVCSDKI encoded by the exons ATGCCGCTGCTGGTCAACGGGGAGCGGATCGACCCGGGCCGGCCCCCGGCGGCCATGATCCGCGCCTACCCGCACCTCGAG GAAAAGGCAAAACTTCTGAGAAGTCGGCCTACTCAAATTGTGGAACCTAAAGGTCTTCTTTACGTCCAGCAGAGAGAATTTGCAGTGACTACCCCTAAGGATG GTTCTGTTTCTATTCTTGGATCAGATGATGCAACTACCTGCCACTTAGTTGTGCTCCGACACACAG GTAGCGGAGCCACCTGCTTGACACACTGCGATGGATCGGACACAGAAGCTGAGGTGTCGCTCATCATGAgttcagtaaaatctttctctaACTCTGCAGACTATGGAAG GCTGGAATTGCACCTAGTTGGAGGTTTCAATGATGATAGGCAGTTATCACAAAAACTTACTAATCAGCTTCTTA GAGCATTTGATCTCCAACCAGATGACGTTCATTTGGTGACTTTCTGCGTAACAG AACTAAAtgacagagaagagaaagatatTCACTTCCCAATCATTTATGGAATAG CTGTGAACGTTAAAACAGCAGAGATTTTCCCTGCAACCTTCCCAGAAAAAGGGCCCGATGAGGATTTGCGTTCAGCCCATATTTTAACAGGAGCAAGA CTGACCAACATTTATGATGCCAAGAAGGAACAGCTCCACATTGGGCCTTATTTCTGGAGGCCTTTCCCACACGTAGATTTCTGGTTGGAACAAGATGATCAACAGATCTTAGAG AATCTTTCCACGTCACCCTTGGCTGAGCCACCCCACTTTGTTTCCCACATTAGATctacattaacatttttaaaagaacatccCTTTCCATCGCGCTCCCTGTTTCCTGATAGGAAACCTCGCATCTACAGAAAAAATCAAGACGGGTTATGGGAACAGGTTTGTTCTGACAAGATCTAA
- the NTAN1 gene encoding protein N-terminal asparagine amidohydrolase isoform X3: MSSVKSFSNSADYGRLELHLVGGFNDDRQLSQKLTNQLLRAFDLQPDDVHLVTFCVTELNDREEKDIHFPIIYGIAVNVKTAEIFPATFPEKGPDEDLRSAHILTGARLTNIYDAKKEQLHIGPYFWRPFPHVDFWLEQDDQQILENLSTSPLAEPPHFVSHIRSTLTFLKEHPFPSRSLFPDRKPRIYRKNQDGLWEQVCSDKI; encoded by the exons ATGAgttcagtaaaatctttctctaACTCTGCAGACTATGGAAG GCTGGAATTGCACCTAGTTGGAGGTTTCAATGATGATAGGCAGTTATCACAAAAACTTACTAATCAGCTTCTTA GAGCATTTGATCTCCAACCAGATGACGTTCATTTGGTGACTTTCTGCGTAACAG AACTAAAtgacagagaagagaaagatatTCACTTCCCAATCATTTATGGAATAG CTGTGAACGTTAAAACAGCAGAGATTTTCCCTGCAACCTTCCCAGAAAAAGGGCCCGATGAGGATTTGCGTTCAGCCCATATTTTAACAGGAGCAAGA CTGACCAACATTTATGATGCCAAGAAGGAACAGCTCCACATTGGGCCTTATTTCTGGAGGCCTTTCCCACACGTAGATTTCTGGTTGGAACAAGATGATCAACAGATCTTAGAG AATCTTTCCACGTCACCCTTGGCTGAGCCACCCCACTTTGTTTCCCACATTAGATctacattaacatttttaaaagaacatccCTTTCCATCGCGCTCCCTGTTTCCTGATAGGAAACCTCGCATCTACAGAAAAAATCAAGACGGGTTATGGGAACAGGTTTGTTCTGACAAGATCTAA